One region of Candidatus Brocadia sp. genomic DNA includes:
- a CDS encoding ABC transporter ATP-binding protein/permease, with protein MTAERITINRLTWIRWGRAIKNFAASEVGGRAKLLALALVALLVAINGLNIVNSYVGRDFMSSIEQQNMPRFFSYGLMYIGVFAVSTATAVIHRFVEERLGLLWRVWASQRLCHLYLKDRNYFVLRDQKTIENPDQRIADDVRVFTTTTLSFALMLLNGTFTVIAFSGVLWSISPWLFVVAGVYAAAGSSLTIIMGRPLVWLSYRQSDREATFRAELVHVRENAETVAISRQEGRLKNRLAHRIDELANNARKMIAVNRNLGFFTTGYNYLIQIIPALIVAPLFIRGQAEFGVVPQASMAFSHLVGAFSLIVTQFQSISSYAATIARLSALDEAVEGVTGAQAPNIRLVEEGTERVRYGHLTLTSPRRGRMLVNRLNLDIAKGVRVLVTSAEELGRVALFRATAGIWDHGEGIIVLPGIGHILFVSEHPYLPPGTLRQAVVRAGHEQSLSNEAICEVLRTLDAEVLIARAGGLDEERDWDSNFSLREQQLLAIARVLLAAPTFAFLDRITTTLTPEDVERVLRALTDRSITYVMFGVPNGASAQFDAVLNMHVDGTWEWKAVRGHTPWS; from the coding sequence ATGACCGCAGAACGAATCACAATCAATCGCCTGACGTGGATCCGATGGGGGCGTGCAATTAAGAACTTCGCCGCCTCGGAGGTTGGGGGGCGCGCGAAGTTGCTGGCGCTCGCGCTCGTTGCGCTGCTGGTCGCGATCAACGGGCTCAACATCGTCAACAGCTATGTCGGGCGTGATTTCATGTCCTCCATCGAGCAACAGAACATGCCGAGGTTCTTCTCGTACGGACTGATGTACATAGGCGTGTTCGCGGTCTCGACGGCCACGGCGGTGATCCATCGCTTCGTCGAGGAGCGATTGGGCTTGCTGTGGCGCGTGTGGGCGAGCCAAAGGCTCTGCCACCTCTATCTGAAGGACCGTAATTACTTCGTCCTGCGCGACCAGAAGACCATAGAAAACCCCGACCAGAGGATTGCCGACGACGTCCGCGTCTTCACGACGACCACGCTCTCGTTCGCGCTCATGCTGCTGAATGGCACGTTTACGGTCATAGCGTTCTCGGGGGTCCTCTGGTCGATTAGCCCGTGGTTGTTCGTGGTCGCGGGCGTCTATGCGGCGGCGGGGTCCAGCCTCACCATTATTATGGGGCGCCCGCTCGTGTGGCTGAGCTACCGTCAGTCCGACCGCGAGGCGACGTTTCGCGCCGAACTCGTCCACGTTCGCGAGAACGCCGAGACCGTCGCGATCTCCCGCCAAGAAGGCCGGCTGAAAAACCGGCTTGCACACCGCATCGATGAGTTGGCTAACAACGCGCGAAAGATGATCGCCGTGAACCGTAACCTCGGCTTCTTCACCACCGGGTACAACTATCTGATCCAGATCATTCCAGCGCTGATCGTCGCGCCGCTGTTCATTCGCGGACAGGCCGAGTTCGGCGTGGTGCCACAAGCGTCGATGGCATTCTCGCATTTGGTCGGCGCGTTCTCGTTGATCGTCACCCAGTTCCAGTCGATCTCGTCGTACGCGGCGACGATTGCACGACTGAGCGCGCTCGACGAGGCAGTCGAGGGCGTGACGGGCGCGCAAGCACCCAACATCCGGCTCGTAGAAGAAGGCACGGAGCGCGTGCGCTACGGCCATCTGACGCTCACTTCACCGCGACGCGGACGGATGCTCGTAAACCGGCTGAACCTCGACATCGCTAAGGGCGTGCGAGTGCTGGTGACGAGCGCAGAAGAGCTGGGCCGGGTCGCACTGTTTCGCGCAACCGCGGGCATCTGGGACCACGGCGAAGGGATAATCGTGCTGCCGGGCATCGGCCACATCCTGTTCGTGTCCGAGCACCCGTACCTGCCGCCAGGCACGCTGCGTCAGGCAGTGGTCCGCGCCGGACACGAGCAGTCATTGTCCAACGAGGCGATCTGCGAGGTGTTGCGCACGCTCGATGCCGAAGTTCTGATCGCGCGGGCTGGCGGTCTCGATGAAGAGAGGGACTGGGACTCCAATTTCTCGCTCCGCGAGCAACAGCTGCTTGCGATCGCGCGGGTGCTACTTGCTGCGCCGACGTTCGCATTTCTCGACCGCATCACCACCACCTTGACTCCCGAGGACGTCGAGCGGGTGCTGCGCGCATTGACGGACCGCTCGATCACCTACGTCATGTTTGGCGTCCCCAACGGGGCATCGGCGCAGTTCGATGCGGTTCTCAACATGCACGTAGATGGCACGTGGGAGTGGAAGGCGGTGCGTGGCCACACGCCGTGGAGCTGA
- a CDS encoding cold-shock protein: MANGSVKWFNDKKGFGFISQDNGDDVFVHQTSIQGEGFRTLAEGDKVEFEIIKDQKGYKATNVVKL; this comes from the coding sequence ATGGCAAATGGATCCGTAAAATGGTTCAACGACAAGAAGGGCTTCGGTTTTATTTCCCAAGATAACGGAGATGATGTTTTTGTACATCAGACTTCTATTCAGGGTGAGGGGTTTAGAACCCTTGCAGAAGGAGATAAGGTCGAGTTTGAGATTATCAAGGACCAGAAGGGCTACAAGGCCACAAACGTAGTCAAATTATAA
- the recJ gene encoding single-stranded-DNA-specific exonuclease RecJ, whose translation MIKRWVFSPPNKPLQTEIASRLKISQLLAQVLINRGIVDVASARSFLQPQIGALGDPSLLPDIEKASVRINEAVRKEEKIVIYGDYDVDGLSATALMYRCLELVGAQVSYYIPERLEEGYGLNADAIKKLREGGANVILTVDCGINACREADIARTYGIDLIITDHHRPGQEIPSAFAVINPKLHASSHVFRDLSGVGIAFKLAWAIGQHFSPQKKVSSEFKDFLLSAVGLVALGTIADVVPLLGENRIVTKYGLSALQYTEIPGLRALLDIADLSHINLDAFHVGYRLGPRLNAPGRIGNAGIVVELLTTRCKERAVEIANFLEQENKRRQEIQVDIMVSARKKVIHELNLDETTAIVLADQAWHPGVIGIIASKIVEEFNRPTVMIAVADDIGHGSARSIPSFHILEALESCKNTLLSVGGHAQAAGLKIHPDNIDEFREMLNSATSQRLCKADLVPVLNIDAEVTLSMLSKALVTELARLSPHGEGNPIPLFAATNLKVVGQPRRIGSKGQHMSFYVKQGDISIRAVAFGMGEHIDRFKQNGRTCSLAFAVKINNWMDSEQLELEVKDVKFDNE comes from the coding sequence ATGATCAAAAGGTGGGTATTTTCCCCTCCTAACAAGCCGCTGCAAACAGAGATCGCCAGCAGACTCAAAATATCGCAATTGCTGGCACAAGTTCTTATCAATCGCGGGATTGTTGATGTCGCGTCAGCCAGAAGCTTCCTTCAGCCACAGATTGGGGCATTGGGAGACCCCTCTCTTCTGCCGGATATTGAAAAGGCATCCGTTCGTATCAACGAGGCCGTACGGAAGGAAGAAAAAATCGTCATCTACGGAGATTATGATGTCGATGGTTTGTCGGCCACGGCGCTTATGTATCGGTGCCTGGAATTGGTGGGGGCACAGGTAAGTTACTATATTCCGGAAAGGTTGGAAGAGGGATATGGTTTAAATGCAGACGCAATAAAAAAACTGAGAGAAGGCGGAGCGAACGTCATTTTGACGGTAGACTGTGGCATCAATGCCTGCCGGGAGGCAGATATTGCACGCACGTATGGCATCGACCTGATTATTACCGACCATCATCGGCCCGGACAGGAGATACCCAGCGCCTTTGCGGTAATCAATCCAAAATTACATGCATCAAGTCATGTTTTCCGTGATCTCTCAGGTGTTGGTATCGCCTTCAAGCTGGCATGGGCTATTGGTCAGCATTTTTCGCCTCAGAAGAAGGTGTCTTCGGAGTTTAAGGACTTCCTGTTAAGCGCCGTGGGTTTGGTGGCATTGGGGACGATTGCGGATGTGGTGCCACTCCTGGGTGAAAACCGTATCGTTACAAAATATGGGCTGAGTGCATTGCAATATACTGAAATTCCGGGATTGCGGGCGCTCCTCGATATAGCAGATCTTTCCCATATAAATCTCGATGCCTTTCATGTGGGATATCGTCTGGGACCCCGGTTAAATGCCCCGGGGCGAATAGGTAATGCGGGCATTGTTGTTGAACTGTTAACCACAAGATGCAAGGAAAGGGCTGTGGAAATTGCTAATTTTCTGGAACAGGAGAATAAAAGAAGACAGGAAATCCAGGTTGATATCATGGTGTCAGCCAGGAAAAAGGTAATACATGAATTAAACCTGGATGAAACCACTGCTATTGTATTGGCGGACCAGGCATGGCACCCTGGAGTTATTGGAATTATTGCCTCGAAAATCGTAGAAGAATTTAACCGTCCTACTGTAATGATTGCTGTTGCTGATGATATAGGTCATGGCTCTGCACGTTCCATTCCTTCATTTCACATCCTTGAGGCTCTGGAAAGTTGTAAGAATACGTTGCTTTCTGTAGGTGGTCATGCACAAGCTGCAGGATTAAAAATACACCCGGATAATATTGACGAATTTCGTGAAATGCTTAATAGTGCTACATCACAAAGACTCTGCAAGGCAGACCTGGTGCCCGTCCTGAATATTGATGCGGAAGTCACACTCTCCATGTTGTCTAAGGCATTGGTAACGGAGCTTGCACGCCTCTCCCCTCATGGCGAGGGAAATCCTATACCTCTGTTTGCTGCCACGAATTTAAAGGTTGTCGGGCAGCCGCGTCGTATTGGCTCGAAAGGACAACACATGAGTTTCTATGTCAAACAGGGAGATATCTCCATCAGGGCTGTCGCCTTTGGCATGGGAGAACACATAGACAGGTTTAAACAAAATGGAAGAACGTGTTCTCTTGCCTTTGCGGTAAAAATAAATAATTGGATGGATAGTGAGCAACTGGAACTGGAGGTTAAAGACGTAAAATTTGATAATGAATAA